TGCAAATCACTCGCACATTTGCATAATGCTCTTTTTCTTCGCCTACTCGACGGAAAGATCCATCCGTTAAAAAACGTAATAATTTAGCCTGTAAACCCAATGAAAGTTCTGCGATGCCATCTAGTAATACAGTTCCCTCATTTGCGTACTCAAAAAAACCAATGGTTTCACTGTCTCCGACTTTTCGACCAAACATTTCACTTTCCGCATCTTCATCAGGCAAACCAGCACAGTTTACTGCGATAAATTTTTTATCGCGACGCAAACTCTGATAATGGCAGGCTTTCGCTAACAAATCTTTTCCACTCCCCGTTTCGCCTTGAATTAACAAAGGCGCATCAAACATAGCAAAACGTTTCGCGTTTTCTACCGCACTTTTCATCGCTTCACTTTGTACAATAAAACACTCGAAAGGTTTTTGAGGATTAAATTTAGAAATCGGCATATTCAGGGAATGGAAATAATTAAGATATGGCTATGATAATTTCTTTACAACAAAGTGTAAATATTATTTTACATAAGGTAAAAATGCGACCATTTTTGACCGCACTTTATATCGCTAAGGTTTTAACATTTTTTCAGCTTCACGAACACGAACAAGGAATTGTTTCCGTTCAGCTGAAGTCATACCACTGCTAGTACCGGGTAATTTAACAGTAAGAGGATTCACTGCTCGACCGTTAATATGAAATTCATAATGTAAATGCGGCCCCGTAGAAATCCCCGTATTACCAGAAAGTGCAATACGTTCGCCTTTTTTAACTGTTTGCCCTGCTTTTACTAGGGATTTGCTCAAATGCATATAAACAGTTTGATATTCACGCCCGTGACGTAACATAACATAACGTCCTGCACCGCCAGCCTGATAAGCAACTTTTTCAACTGTGCCATCTGCTGGTGCAATAACTGGTGTGCCTTGAGAAACGGAGAAATCCACACCTTTATGCGGACGAATACGTCCTGTTACTGGATGACGACGATTTGGATTAAAAGGGGAGGAAACGCGTGCTTGGCGTTGCAATGGATAACGAGCAAAACCTTTGCCTAAGGTTTCTCCTTGCTGATTATAATAACGACCATTTGCAGCTTGCACAGCATAATAATTTTTACCACCAGATGAAATACGTAACGCCTCAACATTACCTTGACCAGTGAGTTTATCGCCTAAATATTCACGAGAAACTAAAATGGCAAATTGAGTTCCTTTTTTTAGTTTTCGTAAACTCACTTGCCATTGTAAGGCGTTACTAAGTTGGCTAATTTGTCGCGTATCAAGACCTTGTTCTCTTAAACTACTATTTAAAGAATTTTGAATCTCGCCTTTTAATACTTCTTTTCGCCAAATACTTTTCTTTTCAATAACTTGGCGTTTAAATTTCCCATCTTCGAGACGTTCATAAATACGTTCTTCTTTTTCAGAAACCAGCCAATTTAAATATTCCAAGTTATCATTTTTATTTAAAATCCAGTAAAATTGCTGACCTGCTTTTAAGTGGGCTAATTCGGGATCAAGCTTAATCAACGGTTGTACTGATGAATCATCTAAACCAGATAAAACTAAAACATCTTTTAACGTATCTCCTTCGGTTACCGTATAGCTAAATTGATCAGTAATTCTTATGGCTTGATCGGCTGCGTCTAATAAACCATTGAGTGCGTCTTGTGCGTGTTGAGGTAAAGTACCGAGATCATCTGAAGATAGTTTTACTTCATCAACTTCATCATCTTTTGCTTGTAGTTCATCATCATAAGAGGTGGCATCTTCATAAGGTTGAAGTGCGGTGGAATTTTTATTTGGCGATGTATTTAACTCGTGATATTCCCCACTGTCAGAGGTGGAAAATATGGGATTTTCTTCAGATTTGTCTTTTATTGTAAGTAAAATGCCTGTCAAAATAAGCAGAATAGCAACAAAAAACACGCCTACTTTTATATATGCGCGTTTTTTTCTTCTATCTCGAGCTAATTTTACGTGTTGCACTGGCATCCCTAAAATAAAAAAGTTTTCAGCATTCAGACTACAGATTATAAAGAAAATTCATTCCTATGGAAAAAGCATTATTCAAATGCTTAAATATTCGACATTGGATAGAAAATCTTGAGAATTCTATAAAAATGCGTTATTTTCCCCAACCATTGTTGAAAACACGGCGATTTTATGAATATCACAGCCATTCGCAACGAGCAAAACCCACAACCGCTCATTCAATTAAAAAATATCAATGTGGTTTTCGCACAAAAAACCGCTCTGCAAGATATTAATTTAAATATCTATCCCAATTCTATTATTACCATTGTGGGGCCAAATGGTGGTGGCAAATCAACGTTGTTAAAAACCTTATTAAAACTACAAATGCCCACTTCTGGCGAAGTCATTTATAGTAAAAATGTTCGCATTGGTTATGTACCACAAAAAATCCATTTGGATCATAGTTTGCCTATTACGGTTGAGCGATTTCTTTCGCTAAAAAAAGGCATTAAAACCCAAGAAATACTCACCGCACTTGAGCAACTTTCGATTTCACATTTACGCAAAAGCAATATGCAAAAACTTTCTGGTGGCGAAATGCAACGTGTATTATTGACACGTGCAATTTTAAATAAACCGAATTTACTTGTGCTAGACGAACCCACTCAAGGCGTAGATATTACTGGGCAGGCAGAACTTTATCAGCTCATTCATCAAACCCAACAAAAATTAAATTGTGCCGTATTGATGGTATCACACGATTTACATATTGTGATGGCGGATAGTAAAGAAGTATTGTGTATTAACCAACATATTTGTTGTGCAGGTACGCCCGATGTTCTCTCAAATGATCCAACATTTATGCGTTTATGGGGAAATCAGATCGCACAAAATGTCGGCTTTTATACCCATCATCACAATCATCATCACACCTTGCACGGCGATGTGTGCGGTTGTAATTCATCAGCAGTGCATTGTCAAAATAAGGATAAATAATGTTTGAAATTTTATTTCCTGCCCTTTTAACAGGCATTGTGCTTTCGCTTATTACCGCACCACTTGGCGTATTTGTGGTATGGCGGAAAATGGCTTATTTTGGCGACACCCTTTCTCACTCTGCGTTGCTCGGCGTGGCGTTAGGTATTTTCTTACAAGTCAATCCTTACATTGCAATTGTGGTGCTTACCTTAATTCTTGCTATTGCAATGGTGTGGTTAGAAAGCAATACGCAATTTTCTATTGATACCTTGCTCGGCATTATCGCTCATAGCTGTTTATCTCTTGGCGTTGTGACAGTAGGATTATTACGGAATGTACGGGTAGATTTAATGAATTATTTATTTGG
The Haemophilus influenzae DNA segment above includes these coding regions:
- the mepM gene encoding murein DD-endopeptidase MepM, producing the protein MPVQHVKLARDRRKKRAYIKVGVFFVAILLILTGILLTIKDKSEENPIFSTSDSGEYHELNTSPNKNSTALQPYEDATSYDDELQAKDDEVDEVKLSSDDLGTLPQHAQDALNGLLDAADQAIRITDQFSYTVTEGDTLKDVLVLSGLDDSSVQPLIKLDPELAHLKAGQQFYWILNKNDNLEYLNWLVSEKEERIYERLEDGKFKRQVIEKKSIWRKEVLKGEIQNSLNSSLREQGLDTRQISQLSNALQWQVSLRKLKKGTQFAILVSREYLGDKLTGQGNVEALRISSGGKNYYAVQAANGRYYNQQGETLGKGFARYPLQRQARVSSPFNPNRRHPVTGRIRPHKGVDFSVSQGTPVIAPADGTVEKVAYQAGGAGRYVMLRHGREYQTVYMHLSKSLVKAGQTVKKGERIALSGNTGISTGPHLHYEFHINGRAVNPLTVKLPGTSSGMTSAERKQFLVRVREAEKMLKP
- the znuC gene encoding zinc ABC transporter ATP-binding protein ZnuC; protein product: MNITAIRNEQNPQPLIQLKNINVVFAQKTALQDINLNIYPNSIITIVGPNGGGKSTLLKTLLKLQMPTSGEVIYSKNVRIGYVPQKIHLDHSLPITVERFLSLKKGIKTQEILTALEQLSISHLRKSNMQKLSGGEMQRVLLTRAILNKPNLLVLDEPTQGVDITGQAELYQLIHQTQQKLNCAVLMVSHDLHIVMADSKEVLCINQHICCAGTPDVLSNDPTFMRLWGNQIAQNVGFYTHHHNHHHTLHGDVCGCNSSAVHCQNKDK